Proteins encoded in a region of the Nitrospirota bacterium genome:
- a CDS encoding penicillin-binding protein activator translates to MRKLTVLFFKICFCFGVFYLVFPPMGWGAPPVADETLALGTALNTFQGGDFDNAIIQLTDFIGKFPDSLKRDQACFFLGEAHFKRSHLLEAKESYQQIVDHFQGSSYYPQAFSQVAYISFDLGQWDQAQSLFKELSEETTDPQKQNEIYDKLYEISVRKEEWVKGIGILLEKLRILANSAEQQGVRNKILSVIQEKLGKKDLEILIDQYPRGFPGDDAYLQLISIYDAEKDTFHLERTIKHFLEIFPKRENIDLLKQKLNAISEKAKKHKTIIGVLVPSLKKAEEITDQVINGVNLALWEYQKTTNDDSIGLVFKELGNQPGKNAADIEAWIKEYSPKAAIGPLLSKEFESLSGLADTFSLPFITPTATHSGITMRSKFLFRNALTNAVQAKEIADYAITQGGLKRFVIFYPNNSYGEELSRVFSAEATRLGGEIIAVETYSPDTSDFSLQIKHLIKTDLSKYGIEGDKTDGKEFKNQIKREYTPGFDAVFLPGEGTKAGLIPSQMAFFDVTGVTFLGANGWNSSDFLKAGGKYLEGGIFVDGFFNESPSPVVSRFVQKYQKYFQSEPTIFSAQSYDAMELILQALKNGATTGNQVRNSLLGITGFEGVSGINRFSPDGEGEKKPFILQIKNGRLQQIN, encoded by the coding sequence ATGCGTAAATTAACGGTTTTGTTTTTTAAGATATGCTTTTGTTTTGGTGTTTTCTATCTGGTTTTTCCTCCGATGGGATGGGGTGCCCCTCCCGTGGCGGATGAAACCCTCGCATTAGGAACCGCCTTGAATACGTTTCAGGGGGGGGACTTTGATAACGCGATCATTCAATTAACCGATTTTATTGGTAAATTTCCGGATTCTTTGAAAAGAGATCAAGCCTGCTTTTTTCTGGGAGAAGCTCATTTTAAACGGAGTCATCTTTTGGAGGCAAAAGAGTCTTATCAACAAATTGTAGACCATTTCCAGGGCTCATCTTATTATCCGCAGGCTTTTTCCCAGGTGGCCTATATTTCTTTTGATTTGGGTCAGTGGGACCAGGCTCAATCCCTGTTTAAAGAACTTTCCGAAGAGACCACGGACCCACAGAAACAAAATGAAATTTATGACAAACTTTACGAGATCAGCGTCAGGAAAGAGGAATGGGTTAAGGGCATCGGGATCCTTCTTGAAAAATTAAGAATTCTTGCGAACTCTGCCGAACAACAAGGGGTGCGTAATAAGATTCTTAGCGTGATTCAGGAAAAATTGGGAAAAAAAGATCTCGAAATCCTTATTGACCAGTATCCCAGGGGTTTTCCGGGAGATGATGCTTACTTACAGCTCATTTCGATCTATGACGCTGAGAAGGATACCTTTCATTTAGAGAGAACGATTAAACACTTCCTCGAAATATTTCCAAAACGTGAAAACATTGACCTGCTGAAGCAGAAACTCAACGCCATATCTGAAAAAGCAAAAAAACATAAGACGATTATCGGAGTTTTGGTTCCTTCTTTGAAAAAAGCGGAAGAAATCACCGATCAGGTGATCAATGGCGTCAATCTGGCATTATGGGAATACCAAAAAACAACCAATGACGATTCTATTGGTTTGGTTTTTAAGGAGTTAGGAAATCAACCCGGTAAAAACGCGGCTGATATCGAAGCCTGGATTAAAGAGTACTCCCCTAAAGCGGCCATTGGCCCCCTTTTGAGCAAAGAATTCGAAAGTCTGTCGGGCCTTGCGGATACCTTCTCCCTTCCATTTATTACGCCAACGGCGACCCATTCAGGGATTACGATGCGGTCGAAATTTTTGTTTAGAAACGCTCTAACAAACGCCGTTCAGGCAAAAGAAATTGCTGATTATGCCATTACCCAGGGCGGGCTAAAAAGGTTTGTTATTTTTTATCCTAACAATTCGTATGGAGAAGAGTTATCCAGGGTGTTTTCGGCGGAGGCGACCCGTTTGGGAGGAGAGATCATCGCCGTGGAGACTTATTCGCCGGACACTTCCGATTTTTCTTTGCAGATTAAACACCTTATTAAAACGGATCTGTCAAAATACGGGATTGAGGGGGATAAAACAGACGGGAAAGAATTTAAAAACCAAATCAAACGGGAATATACCCCTGGTTTTGACGCAGTTTTTTTGCCGGGAGAAGGGACTAAAGCAGGACTCATTCCTTCTCAAATGGCCTTCTTCGATGTGACGGGAGTAACTTTTTTAGGCGCCAACGGGTGGAATTCTTCTGATTTCCTCAAGGCGGGCGGGAAATACCTTGAGGGAGGGATTTTTGTGGACGGTTTCTTTAACGAATCTCCTTCACCTGTTGTTTCCCGGTTTGTCCAGAAATATCAAAAATATTTTCAGAGCGAACCGACCATTTTTTCGGCTCAGAGTTACGACGCAATGGAACTGATTCTTCAAGCGTTGAAAAATGGCGCGACGACGGGCAATCAGGTCAGAAATTCGCTCCTGGGAATCACCGGCTTTGAGGGCGTTTCCGGAATAAACCGTTTCAGTCCGGATGGAGAGGGCGAAAAAAAGCCCTTTATTCTACAGATTAAAAATGGTAGGTTACAACAAATAAACTAA
- the accC gene encoding acetyl-CoA carboxylase biotin carboxylase subunit: MTKKSLFNKILIANRGEIALRIIRACKELKISTVAIHSEVDATTLYVKKADEACLVGPGPIAGYLNIYKIIELAKQKGADAIHPGYGFLAENPDFARACEENGITFIGPGAETIRKMGNKIQARQTMKKAGIPIVPGILESLDSAEDAVKAASQIGFPVILKASNGGGGRGLRVCFNEEDLKKHYPIIQMESQTAFGSAEVYLEKYFEAPHHIEFQILADCFGNVIHLGERDCSIQRRHQKLIEIAPSLLLTEALRKKMGKTAVAAAKASNYVTAGTVEFLVDAHSNFYFLEMNTRIQVEHTVTEEVTGVDIVKEMIKLAAGEPISCQQKDIKFQGYAMECRINAEDPLKNFMATPGKITAYYSPGGFGVRIDGNVYSGYTVPPYYDSLLAKLTVKGWTWEETVDRMYRCLDEYVIRGVKTTIPLYKKIMRDEMFRNKSFDTNYIQNNFDRLVYGKEEDRRDLVLAISAAIVAHSRMNVHVINS, encoded by the coding sequence ATGACGAAAAAATCCTTATTTAATAAAATTTTGATCGCGAACCGGGGAGAAATCGCCCTGAGGATCATTCGGGCCTGCAAAGAGCTGAAAATTTCTACCGTCGCGATTCATTCCGAGGTTGACGCGACGACCCTCTATGTCAAAAAGGCGGACGAAGCCTGTTTGGTGGGCCCCGGCCCGATTGCCGGTTACCTTAATATCTATAAAATTATTGAATTGGCCAAACAAAAGGGAGCCGATGCGATTCATCCGGGTTATGGTTTTCTGGCTGAAAATCCCGATTTTGCCCGGGCCTGTGAAGAAAATGGCATCACATTTATAGGACCCGGCGCTGAAACCATCCGAAAGATGGGAAATAAAATTCAGGCCCGGCAAACCATGAAAAAGGCGGGAATTCCAATTGTTCCGGGAATTCTTGAATCTCTGGATTCGGCGGAAGATGCCGTTAAGGCGGCGAGTCAAATCGGATTCCCGGTCATTCTAAAAGCTTCCAACGGCGGGGGGGGGAGAGGTCTTCGAGTCTGTTTCAACGAAGAAGATTTAAAAAAACATTATCCCATCATCCAGATGGAATCTCAGACAGCTTTCGGAAGCGCGGAAGTCTATCTGGAAAAATATTTTGAGGCGCCCCATCATATTGAATTCCAGATCCTGGCCGATTGTTTTGGAAACGTTATTCACCTCGGAGAGCGGGATTGTTCGATTCAAAGGCGTCATCAAAAATTGATTGAAATCGCTCCCTCCCTTCTCCTGACCGAAGCGTTACGGAAAAAAATGGGTAAAACCGCCGTTGCGGCCGCAAAAGCGTCAAATTATGTAACTGCCGGAACCGTGGAGTTTTTGGTCGACGCTCACTCGAATTTTTACTTCCTGGAAATGAATACGAGGATTCAGGTGGAACATACCGTGACCGAAGAAGTGACCGGCGTCGATATTGTCAAGGAGATGATAAAACTGGCGGCCGGGGAGCCAATATCCTGCCAACAGAAAGATATCAAATTTCAAGGATATGCGATGGAATGCCGGATCAATGCTGAAGATCCTTTAAAAAACTTTATGGCGACACCGGGAAAAATTACGGCCTATTATTCTCCTGGAGGGTTCGGGGTTCGCATTGATGGCAACGTCTACAGTGGGTATACGGTTCCTCCTTATTATGACTCTTTGCTGGCCAAGTTGACCGTCAAAGGGTGGACCTGGGAAGAAACGGTTGACCGGATGTACCGGTGCCTCGATGAATATGTCATCCGGGGGGTCAAAACGACCATTCCCCTTTATAAAAAAATCATGCGCGATGAAATGTTTAGGAATAAATCGTTCGATACCAACTACATTCAAAATAATTTTGACCGGCTGGTGTATGGCAAAGAAGAAGACCGGAGAGATCTTGTTTTGGCTATTTCCGCCGCAATTGTGGCCCATTCCAGAATGAATGTCCATGTCATCAATTCATAA
- the oadA gene encoding sodium-extruding oxaloacetate decarboxylase subunit alpha produces MNKGTPLNPKTPKKPIKITDTTLRDAHQSLIATRLRTEDMLPIAPKIDQVGYWSVEMWGGATFDAALRYLNEDPWERIRKLKIVMPKTPFQMLLRGQNIVGYRNYADDVVEKFVETAIGNGIQILRIFDALNDFRNIKTAIKAVTKYGGKVEGTLCYTVSPVHQIDTFVDLAKRLEDMGSDTICIKDMAGILSPYIASHLVEKIKKSTSVPLHLHSHDTSGMAVATNIKAIEGGIDIIDGAISSLANGTSQPPTEVFVNILKGSPYDPGLDLNLLAEIAEYFREIRKKYKIYESEFTGVDPNVLIYQIPGGMTSNLASQLNEQKALGRMKEVLDEVPKVRKDLGYPPLVTPASQIVGTQATLNVLTGERYKVITTETRNFLKGLYGKPPAPMNEEVRKRAVSDEEIIEGRPADYLEPELEKNQQELKGKIKNIEDLISYTLFPKIALEFFSLREKGQINKPINEPVKNDQAAPPVPVLAPSEFNIKVHGETYHVKVGGMGHQGEGGRPYFIYLDNQLEEVMVESLVEIVPSEEGRIDKKVGGRSTRPRAAQQGDITAAMPGTVMKINIQVGDKVRAGDTVLIVEAMKMENEVHTPIAGEVKAIYVTEGDKINPDEVLVMVRAG; encoded by the coding sequence ATGAACAAGGGAACCCCGTTGAATCCGAAAACGCCTAAAAAACCGATAAAAATTACAGACACGACGCTTCGGGACGCGCATCAGTCCCTGATCGCAACCCGGTTGAGAACTGAAGACATGCTCCCCATTGCTCCCAAAATAGACCAGGTCGGCTACTGGTCGGTTGAAATGTGGGGGGGAGCCACGTTTGACGCGGCTCTTCGTTATTTAAATGAAGACCCCTGGGAAAGAATTCGGAAATTAAAAATCGTCATGCCGAAAACGCCTTTCCAGATGTTATTGAGAGGCCAGAATATCGTCGGATATCGTAATTATGCCGACGATGTTGTTGAAAAATTTGTCGAGACGGCCATCGGAAACGGCATTCAAATCCTTCGTATTTTTGACGCTTTAAATGATTTCAGGAATATCAAAACGGCCATTAAAGCGGTGACGAAATATGGTGGAAAAGTAGAAGGAACATTGTGTTATACGGTTAGCCCGGTGCATCAAATCGACACGTTTGTGGATCTGGCGAAAAGGCTGGAAGATATGGGGTCTGACACGATTTGCATAAAGGATATGGCAGGAATCTTATCGCCCTATATCGCCTCCCATCTGGTTGAAAAAATTAAAAAATCAACGTCAGTGCCGCTTCATCTGCATAGCCATGATACCAGCGGGATGGCCGTTGCCACAAATATTAAAGCCATTGAAGGCGGGATTGATATTATCGATGGCGCGATTTCTTCCCTGGCGAACGGAACTTCTCAGCCGCCAACGGAAGTTTTCGTGAATATTTTAAAGGGAAGCCCGTATGATCCGGGTTTGGATTTAAACCTTTTGGCGGAAATCGCGGAGTACTTCAGGGAGATCCGGAAAAAATATAAGATTTATGAGTCTGAATTTACAGGGGTGGATCCCAATGTTTTGATTTACCAGATTCCCGGGGGAATGACCTCAAATCTGGCTTCCCAACTCAACGAACAGAAAGCTCTCGGGAGAATGAAAGAGGTCCTCGATGAAGTTCCGAAGGTCAGAAAAGATCTTGGATATCCTCCTCTGGTCACACCGGCCAGCCAGATCGTCGGGACGCAGGCCACCTTGAACGTCTTGACCGGGGAGCGTTATAAGGTGATCACGACCGAAACACGGAATTTTCTCAAGGGGTTGTATGGGAAACCCCCGGCCCCCATGAATGAAGAGGTGAGAAAGAGGGCCGTTTCGGACGAAGAGATCATTGAAGGAAGGCCGGCGGATTATCTTGAACCCGAGCTCGAAAAAAATCAGCAAGAACTAAAGGGTAAAATAAAAAATATCGAAGACTTGATCAGCTATACCTTATTCCCGAAAATAGCCCTCGAATTTTTTTCTTTGAGAGAAAAAGGCCAGATCAATAAACCGATTAACGAGCCGGTTAAAAATGATCAGGCCGCGCCTCCTGTTCCGGTACTCGCTCCGAGTGAGTTCAATATTAAGGTTCATGGCGAAACGTACCATGTAAAAGTGGGCGGAATGGGGCATCAGGGAGAAGGAGGCAGACCCTATTTCATTTATCTCGATAATCAGCTTGAAGAGGTGATGGTTGAGTCTCTAGTCGAAATTGTTCCAAGCGAAGAAGGGCGAATCGATAAAAAAGTAGGCGGAAGATCGACCCGGCCGAGAGCCGCCCAGCAGGGTGATATCACCGCGGCCATGCCGGGAACGGTGATGAAAATTAATATCCAGGTGGGGGATAAAGTCCGCGCAGGGGATACCGTTTTGATCGTTGAGGCCATGAAAATGGAAAATGAAGTCCACACCCCGATTGCAGGAGAGGTAAAGGCAATCTATGTCACCGAAGGCGATAAGATTAATCCGGATGAGGTTCTCGTCATGGTTCGGGCTGGTTAA
- a CDS encoding site-2 protease family protein, giving the protein MEAFYPIFAQIAVSAIPILFAITLHETAHGWVANKLGDPTARLQGRLTLNPVPHIDPMMTVIFPIMTLILSRGAFIFGGAKPVPVNFGNLRNPKRDMILVAAAGPGINLGIALIAGLLFRFLTGIYPGIFAYIHSSNHFSTWSQLDMAITVPLGLMLLAAVKWNVLLAVFNMIPIPPLDGGRVMVGLLPVRFSNLLSQLEPFGIFIVILLIFIDPLGLTSHLIFRTMHLISWFFVGVDPFMV; this is encoded by the coding sequence ATGGAGGCATTTTATCCGATTTTCGCCCAGATTGCGGTTTCGGCAATACCGATTTTATTTGCCATTACCCTGCATGAAACGGCCCATGGGTGGGTGGCTAATAAGTTAGGAGACCCCACAGCCCGGCTTCAGGGCAGACTGACGTTAAATCCGGTTCCTCATATTGATCCGATGATGACCGTCATTTTTCCGATCATGACCCTCATTCTTTCACGGGGGGCGTTTATTTTCGGAGGCGCCAAACCGGTGCCTGTTAATTTTGGAAATTTAAGAAATCCGAAAAGAGACATGATTTTGGTTGCCGCGGCAGGCCCCGGCATAAACCTGGGGATTGCTTTGATCGCGGGGCTGCTTTTTCGTTTTCTGACCGGAATTTATCCGGGCATCTTTGCCTATATTCACTCCTCAAATCATTTTTCCACCTGGTCGCAACTGGATATGGCGATTACGGTTCCGCTTGGTTTAATGCTCCTTGCAGCGGTCAAATGGAATGTGCTTCTGGCGGTTTTTAATATGATTCCGATCCCCCCGTTGGATGGAGGACGGGTCATGGTGGGCCTTCTCCCGGTTAGGTTTTCAAATCTGCTGAGCCAACTGGAACCGTTCGGAATTTTTATTGTTATTTTATTGATTTTTATCGATCCCCTGGGACTGACATCCCATCTGATTTTCAGAACCATGCATTTGATTTCGTGGTTTTTTGTAGGGGTCGACCCTTTCATGGTATAA
- the trpS gene encoding tryptophan--tRNA ligase, with amino-acid sequence MNKKRVLSGMQPSGRLHLGNLLGALENWKKLQNEYACYFFVADWHALSTNYQDTRSIRKYTKEMVIDWISAGIDPEKATLFVQSRVKDHAVLHLLLSMITPLSWLERVPTYKEQQSQLSHKDLSTYGFLGYPVLQAADILIYRADFVPVGIDQLPHLELTREIARRFNALYKTDFFPDPMHLLTKFPKLTGLDGRKMSKSYDNAIFLSDSEKEVWEKIRTMMTDPARKRRTDRGNPDVCPVFDLHKILTDKEKLPELDQGCRTAGIGCIDCKQVLNGSLKPVLNPIRENREKLMEHPEKIDEIIVNGSKAASIEAEKTLEKVRESMQI; translated from the coding sequence ATGAACAAAAAAAGAGTATTAAGCGGAATGCAGCCGAGCGGAAGACTTCACCTTGGTAATTTGCTGGGCGCCCTTGAAAATTGGAAAAAACTTCAAAATGAGTATGCCTGTTATTTTTTTGTCGCGGATTGGCATGCTTTATCGACCAATTACCAGGATACCCGCTCCATTCGGAAATATACGAAAGAAATGGTCATCGACTGGATTTCCGCGGGTATCGATCCGGAGAAAGCAACCCTGTTTGTCCAGTCCCGGGTGAAAGATCATGCGGTTTTGCACCTTCTTCTTTCGATGATCACACCCCTTTCATGGCTTGAGCGTGTTCCAACTTATAAAGAACAGCAATCCCAACTATCTCATAAAGACCTGTCGACTTACGGTTTTTTAGGCTATCCTGTTTTGCAAGCGGCTGACATCCTGATCTACCGGGCTGATTTTGTGCCGGTGGGAATCGATCAGCTTCCGCATCTGGAACTTACCCGGGAAATTGCCAGAAGGTTTAACGCGTTGTACAAGACTGATTTTTTCCCTGATCCGATGCATTTGTTGACGAAATTTCCGAAACTGACAGGCCTCGACGGAAGAAAAATGAGCAAGAGTTATGATAACGCGATTTTTCTTTCTGACTCGGAAAAGGAGGTCTGGGAAAAAATCCGAACGATGATGACTGACCCGGCGCGAAAAAGGAGGACCGACAGGGGAAACCCTGACGTTTGCCCTGTTTTTGACCTTCACAAAATTCTTACGGATAAAGAAAAATTGCCGGAACTCGACCAGGGATGCCGAACGGCGGGCATCGGGTGTATCGACTGCAAACAGGTTCTCAACGGGTCGCTCAAGCCTGTTCTTAACCCGATTCGGGAAAATCGGGAAAAGTTGATGGAACACCCCGAAAAGATTGACGAAATAATTGTCAACGGATCGAAAGCTGCCTCGATAGAAGCGGAAAAGACGTTGGAAAAAGTTAGAGAAAGTATGCAGATTTGA
- a CDS encoding segregation/condensation protein A, which translates to MDFKDEKEESGYSIKLDMFEGPLDLLLHLIKKHQIDIYDIPIALITRQYLEYLEIMETLNLSIAGEFLVMAATLIHIKSKTLLPPDEKINETEEEDPREELLSRLLEYKKFKEASAQLEERESLWVEIFRRKIPEGVEPVNEEFCFTDLNLFDLVDALQKVIERLPEKDVFEVTQEVLSVTDKIHYLLEFLENRESATFSELFEKDSTRNMVVVTFLALLEICRLRLVQIQQVEEFGVIRFRKLNVSHEINEATGSASA; encoded by the coding sequence TTGGATTTTAAAGACGAAAAAGAAGAATCCGGTTATTCAATTAAGCTCGATATGTTTGAGGGCCCGCTGGATCTTCTCCTTCATTTGATTAAAAAACACCAGATCGATATTTATGATATCCCGATTGCCTTAATTACCCGCCAATACCTTGAATATCTTGAAATCATGGAAACGTTGAACTTAAGCATTGCGGGAGAGTTTTTAGTCATGGCGGCGACTTTAATTCATATCAAATCTAAAACGCTCCTCCCGCCCGACGAAAAAATCAATGAAACGGAGGAAGAAGATCCCAGAGAGGAACTCCTTTCGAGGCTTCTTGAATATAAAAAATTCAAAGAAGCCTCCGCTCAACTTGAGGAACGGGAATCTCTTTGGGTGGAAATTTTCCGGAGAAAAATCCCTGAAGGCGTAGAACCGGTGAACGAAGAGTTTTGTTTTACCGACCTGAACCTGTTCGATCTGGTTGACGCACTGCAGAAAGTTATTGAACGGTTACCTGAAAAGGACGTTTTCGAGGTCACACAGGAAGTCCTTTCTGTTACCGACAAAATTCATTACTTGCTCGAATTCCTTGAAAACCGGGAAAGTGCCACTTTTTCAGAGCTTTTTGAAAAGGATTCGACACGGAATATGGTTGTCGTGACTTTTTTAGCTTTGTTGGAGATCTGCCGCTTAAGGTTGGTTCAGATCCAGCAGGTGGAGGAGTTTGGCGTAATTCGATTCCGAAAACTGAACGTTTCTCATGAAATAAATGAAGCAACTGGCTCTGCCAGTGCGTAA
- the scpB gene encoding SMC-Scp complex subunit ScpB, with translation MEMNELVQIIESLLFVSSEPLSMDKIKEVTGGEKKEIREALENLKGHFMSEDHGIKVVEIAGGIQMVTRPENAPWVKKLLTIKTTGKLSKPGLETLAIIAYKQPIIRPEIESIRGVDCGGVIKTLLERRMIKIVGRKEMPGKPMLYGTTKEFLEYFGLNAISELPTLKEFKDDSLPLSEPRFIQEEIPQEPQEIASTPSPGLGPGSFG, from the coding sequence ATGGAAATGAATGAACTCGTTCAAATTATTGAGTCTCTCCTGTTTGTTTCGTCCGAACCTCTTTCGATGGATAAAATTAAAGAGGTAACGGGTGGAGAAAAAAAGGAAATTCGCGAGGCCCTCGAAAACCTGAAGGGCCATTTTATGTCGGAAGACCATGGAATTAAAGTCGTGGAAATTGCCGGCGGGATTCAAATGGTAACCCGTCCCGAAAACGCTCCCTGGGTCAAAAAACTGTTGACCATTAAAACCACCGGAAAATTGTCCAAACCCGGGCTCGAGACGCTTGCCATCATCGCTTATAAACAACCGATTATTCGGCCCGAAATTGAATCGATTCGGGGAGTGGATTGCGGAGGCGTGATTAAAACCCTTCTTGAAAGACGGATGATTAAAATCGTGGGAAGAAAAGAGATGCCGGGAAAACCGATGTTATACGGGACGACCAAAGAGTTTCTCGAGTACTTTGGGCTAAACGCGATTTCCGAATTACCCACATTAAAAGAATTTAAAGACGATTCTTTACCGCTCTCTGAGCCGAGGTTTATTCAGGAAGAAATTCCCCAGGAACCGCAAGAAATCGCTTCAACCCCCTCCCCTGGCCTTGGTCCCGGTTCTTTCGGATAA
- a CDS encoding CooT family nickel-binding protein yields the protein MCEANAYMVKEGNEELFLESVNVLEPKDGGKIYLENVLGEQKIFSGRIKEIRLVEHKIILEKNN from the coding sequence ATGTGTGAAGCGAATGCTTATATGGTCAAAGAGGGAAATGAGGAGCTTTTTCTTGAAAGCGTAAATGTTTTGGAGCCAAAAGATGGCGGAAAAATCTACCTGGAAAATGTTTTAGGGGAACAAAAAATATTTTCAGGAAGAATTAAAGAAATTCGTTTGGTTGAACATAAGATCATTCTTGAAAAAAATAATTAG
- a CDS encoding zinc ABC transporter substrate-binding protein — protein sequence MRLTAFLLFLFILTFKVLPSDAANEKLLVVSTVAPITNLIQNIAGSSIELHGIVPEGTDSHTFEPAPSDIKWIAAGDLFILNGLNLETPTEKLISSQKKKGAPVVKLGERVISQKDWIYDFSFPKEKGDPNPHLWLNVAYAMKYSEVIRDELIKIDPAHRTIYLENTEAFLKKLKQLDQVILETVQTIPPPNRRLVTYHDSWPYFASRYGFTVVGAVQPSSFSEPSARDVASLIDQLRLLRIPAIFGSEVFPSKVLNQIAREAGVKYVSTLRDDDLPGELSSPEHTYIGMMVENLKNIAVPLGGKPDLLKKVDPSNIQFQEK from the coding sequence ATGCGGTTGACAGCATTTCTTCTTTTTCTATTTATTTTGACTTTTAAGGTTCTTCCTTCTGACGCCGCGAACGAAAAACTCCTTGTCGTTTCAACTGTCGCGCCAATCACAAACCTGATCCAAAACATCGCCGGATCGTCCATCGAACTTCACGGGATTGTTCCGGAGGGGACCGATTCCCATACGTTTGAGCCCGCGCCGTCGGATATTAAATGGATTGCCGCCGGAGATCTTTTTATTTTAAATGGGCTAAATTTGGAAACCCCGACGGAAAAACTGATTTCATCCCAAAAGAAAAAGGGGGCGCCTGTGGTAAAACTGGGTGAACGGGTGATTTCACAAAAAGATTGGATTTATGACTTTAGTTTTCCCAAAGAAAAGGGAGACCCGAATCCCCATCTCTGGTTAAATGTGGCTTATGCGATGAAATACAGCGAAGTCATACGGGATGAGCTTATTAAGATTGATCCTGCCCATCGGACGATTTATCTCGAAAATACCGAGGCTTTTTTAAAGAAACTTAAACAATTAGATCAAGTTATTTTAGAAACGGTTCAGACGATTCCCCCCCCCAATCGAAGATTGGTGACCTACCATGATTCCTGGCCATATTTTGCCTCGCGTTATGGATTTACAGTTGTAGGTGCCGTTCAGCCTTCGAGCTTTTCGGAACCCTCGGCCCGGGACGTTGCGTCTTTAATCGATCAACTCAGGTTATTGCGTATTCCTGCGATTTTTGGTTCGGAGGTTTTTCCAAGCAAGGTTTTAAATCAGATTGCCCGGGAAGCGGGAGTTAAATACGTAAGCACTTTACGGGATGATGATCTTCCCGGAGAACTTTCAAGTCCTGAACATACCTATATCGGGATGATGGTGGAAAATCTAAAAAATATTGCGGTGCCTTTAGGAGGCAAGCCCGATTTGCTTAAGAAAGTCGATCCCTCTAACATTCAATTCCAGGAAAAATAA
- a CDS encoding metal ABC transporter ATP-binding protein codes for MDAFIELKEAVGGYDKTQVFFPVNLKLSQGEFVGIVGPTGSGKTTLLKIILGLIPPLSGEVKISGTSVYGNKTVRIGYVPQVETVDWDFPVTVEEVVLMGRCRHMNFLPWPSKKDRQDARTLLDRLGLGDLSTRHIRALSGGQQQRVFLARALVSNPSLLILDEPTAGVDIKTQHNVLHLLGELNHEGMTILLTTHDLNAVAAHLPSVICFNKGVVAHGDPEIVFTPAVLKKTYQADMNVIRHGDFVLMAHSTPLSIRNPKKRT; via the coding sequence GTGGACGCGTTTATTGAGCTTAAAGAGGCGGTCGGAGGGTATGATAAAACTCAGGTTTTCTTCCCCGTTAATCTTAAACTTTCCCAGGGTGAGTTTGTCGGCATTGTCGGACCGACAGGCTCAGGGAAAACGACTTTATTAAAAATCATTCTTGGACTCATTCCGCCGCTGTCCGGGGAGGTTAAAATTTCAGGAACATCTGTTTATGGAAACAAGACCGTTCGAATCGGTTATGTTCCCCAGGTGGAAACGGTCGATTGGGATTTTCCGGTGACAGTGGAAGAAGTTGTTTTGATGGGACGCTGCAGGCACATGAACTTTCTCCCCTGGCCCAGTAAAAAGGACCGGCAGGATGCCCGAACCCTTCTGGATCGTTTGGGGCTGGGAGATCTTTCAACGCGCCATATCCGGGCGCTTTCCGGAGGACAACAGCAGAGAGTTTTTTTAGCGAGGGCTCTGGTCAGCAATCCTTCTTTATTGATTTTGGACGAGCCGACAGCCGGCGTGGATATTAAAACCCAGCATAATGTTCTCCATCTGTTAGGAGAATTAAACCACGAGGGGATGACGATTTTATTGACAACCCATGACCTGAATGCGGTAGCGGCTCACCTTCCCTCTGTCATCTGCTTTAATAAAGGGGTTGTCGCCCATGGAGATCCTGAAATTGTTTTCACGCCGGCTGTTTTAAAGAAAACCTACCAGGCGGATATGAACGTCATCCGGCATGGTGACTTCGTTTTGATGGCGCACAGCACCCCTCTTTCTATCCGAAACCCGAAAAAGCGAACTTAA